The following coding sequences are from one Methanohalophilus halophilus window:
- a CDS encoding cation-translocating P-type ATPase: protein MSGEVKWYRANAEETFSLLESNKEGLSEDEASFRLSTYGYNEVEAKKKHGPLYLFARQFASPLIYVLIAAAIVTFFLNEYADTAVIAGVVLANAIIGFVQEKKAENALESLARMMRPEATVLRNGQRKVIPSRELVVGDVVLFEAGARVPADVRLFQVKNLRIDESALTGESMAVEKKTTTISGEDVPLADQKNMAFSATLVTQGVGYGVVVATGPRTEIGKISELIKESESLSTPLIRNINHLGKLLFVVILFVSVLTFIIGRLQGFENLEIFLASVSLAVAAIPEGLPALITISLAIGVKSMASKNAIIRNLPSVETLGSATVICSDKTGTLTMNQMTVTTIYTSEGWFEVTGEGYSPRGDFASEGVQVSPYDYGSLMETLKAGSLCNDAYLREEGGVVGDPTEGALLVSALKASSFHLPRIDSLPFESEKRFMATLHEKDEKSNVIFVKGSPETIIRMCSSKYGDDEAFDPSEILEAASQMASEGLRVIAMAYREVGTDRKELKEEDIDDLIFLGLQGMRDPPREEVKDAIKKCNTAGIRVIMITGDHGLTGHSIANQLGITTEGVLTGSELDSMSDEHLHEKLEQVSVFARTSPENKSRIVRLLQEQGEVVAVTGDGINDAPALKRADIGVAMGKSGTEVAKEASDMVLADDNFASIVNAVEEGRDVYDKIQKVILWTLPTNAAEGLAVMAAVLLGITNPPLLPLHILWINTVTAICLGVPIVFEPKESLLLRRHPRPPEEPLLLPVIKQRIVLVALLMVTATFLLFFFEINDQKTSVATAQTIALNTIVFFEIFYLFSSKSIYENIFGRLFSNMSMLAGVIVVILLQLLITYNPLINSILDTAPLRLVDWVIIVIIASSVFFVIETEKMLRKRQSSKITR from the coding sequence ATGAGTGGGGAGGTTAAGTGGTATCGTGCTAATGCAGAGGAGACCTTTTCTCTCCTTGAAAGCAATAAGGAAGGCTTAAGCGAAGATGAAGCATCTTTCCGATTATCTACTTATGGGTACAATGAAGTTGAGGCAAAAAAGAAACATGGTCCACTGTATCTTTTTGCCAGGCAATTTGCAAGCCCGTTGATCTATGTGTTAATCGCTGCTGCAATAGTCACGTTCTTCTTAAATGAATATGCAGATACTGCTGTGATTGCCGGCGTGGTCCTGGCCAATGCAATAATTGGTTTTGTGCAGGAAAAAAAGGCTGAAAACGCTCTGGAATCCCTTGCCCGAATGATGCGTCCCGAAGCTACTGTACTGCGCAATGGGCAGCGCAAAGTCATCCCCAGTCGAGAACTGGTGGTAGGGGATGTGGTGCTCTTTGAGGCCGGTGCAAGGGTGCCTGCCGATGTAAGGCTTTTCCAGGTCAAGAACCTGCGTATCGATGAATCAGCTCTTACCGGCGAATCCATGGCTGTTGAAAAGAAAACCACAACCATCTCCGGTGAGGATGTACCACTTGCAGACCAGAAAAATATGGCTTTCTCAGCCACTCTTGTAACGCAGGGTGTTGGATATGGTGTGGTGGTGGCAACCGGGCCTCGTACCGAGATAGGCAAGATCTCAGAACTCATCAAGGAATCGGAAAGTCTTTCCACTCCCCTTATACGAAACATAAACCATCTGGGGAAATTACTCTTTGTTGTAATCCTCTTTGTTTCGGTCCTGACATTTATTATTGGACGTCTGCAGGGCTTTGAGAACCTGGAAATCTTTCTGGCTTCAGTGAGTCTTGCAGTTGCGGCTATTCCTGAAGGTTTGCCAGCTCTTATCACCATATCACTGGCCATAGGGGTAAAATCCATGGCATCAAAGAATGCCATCATAAGGAACCTGCCTTCAGTGGAAACATTGGGGTCAGCTACTGTAATATGCTCCGATAAGACAGGCACCCTGACTATGAACCAAATGACCGTAACAACCATATACACCTCTGAAGGCTGGTTTGAGGTTACAGGTGAAGGCTATTCGCCCAGAGGGGACTTTGCCAGCGAAGGAGTGCAAGTTTCCCCTTATGATTATGGTTCCTTGATGGAGACCCTCAAGGCAGGTTCCCTGTGTAACGATGCGTATCTGCGTGAAGAAGGAGGTGTTGTTGGTGATCCCACAGAAGGGGCATTGTTGGTATCCGCTTTGAAAGCATCGTCTTTCCATTTGCCTCGTATTGATTCACTGCCTTTTGAATCTGAAAAGCGATTTATGGCAACCCTGCATGAAAAGGATGAAAAATCCAATGTAATTTTTGTAAAAGGCTCACCTGAAACAATAATTAGGATGTGTTCCTCAAAGTACGGAGATGATGAGGCTTTTGATCCGAGCGAAATACTTGAAGCTGCTTCACAAATGGCATCTGAAGGCCTGCGGGTTATTGCCATGGCATACCGGGAAGTGGGAACTGACAGGAAAGAATTAAAGGAAGAGGATATCGATGATCTTATTTTCCTGGGGCTGCAGGGAATGCGTGATCCTCCCCGGGAAGAGGTCAAGGATGCCATCAAAAAATGTAATACAGCCGGTATCCGTGTAATCATGATAACGGGGGATCATGGACTCACAGGCCACAGTATCGCAAATCAACTTGGGATTACCACAGAAGGTGTACTTACAGGTTCAGAACTTGATAGCATGTCGGATGAGCACCTGCATGAAAAATTAGAACAGGTTTCTGTCTTTGCGCGTACTTCCCCGGAAAATAAATCACGTATTGTCAGGTTGCTGCAGGAGCAAGGAGAGGTTGTGGCTGTTACAGGTGATGGAATAAATGATGCACCAGCTCTCAAAAGGGCAGATATTGGAGTTGCAATGGGCAAATCCGGTACAGAGGTCGCCAAGGAGGCCTCGGACATGGTACTTGCAGATGATAATTTTGCTTCCATTGTAAATGCTGTGGAGGAAGGCAGGGATGTTTACGACAAAATCCAGAAGGTGATTTTATGGACGCTGCCCACCAATGCCGCTGAGGGGCTTGCTGTAATGGCTGCGGTGCTGCTGGGAATTACCAATCCTCCTCTATTGCCTCTACATATATTGTGGATTAATACTGTAACAGCAATCTGTCTGGGTGTACCAATTGTCTTTGAACCGAAGGAATCCCTGTTATTGAGAAGACATCCACGTCCTCCCGAAGAGCCGCTTTTACTGCCGGTTATAAAGCAAAGAATCGTTTTAGTTGCCCTTCTGATGGTAACAGCAACATTCCTGTTGTTCTTCTTTGAAATCAATGATCAGAAAACCTCAGTAGCTACAGCACAAACCATTGCGTTGAATACAATCGTATTCTTTGAGATTTTCTACCTTTTCAGTTCAAAATCCATTTATGAAAATATATTTGGCCGGCTATTTTCCAACATGTCAATGTTGGCCGGGGTGATTGTGGTAATCCTGCTACAATTGTTGATAACCTATAACCCGTTGATTAATAGTATCCTTGACACAGCACCTTTAAGACTCGTTGACTGGGTAATTATAGTAATAATTGCCAGTTCTGTGTTCTTTGTGATCGAAACAGAAAAGATGTTGCGTAAGCGCCAAAGCAGCAAGATTACCCGTTAA
- the modA gene encoding molybdate ABC transporter substrate-binding protein, which yields MKDSILKVVAISLCCILCLGCVGNPESKIKDQDSRNNNLISEGKVSNTPLLVYCGAGMRQPMEDIGELFEDEYGIVVQYNYAGSNTLLTQMELTGEGDIYMPGATYYFDVASKKGLIDNIDKVAYHVPVIVTPKGNPAEIDNLSDFTNEDTKIILGDPQAAAIGVLCQKMLTKKGIYGNVEENVIARGATVNELVTYVSLAQADASIVWEDLVINDESFNVVEIPKEDNIVKIIPIGTLNFSTDKEAANKFVDFIVSSEGKAVFEKYGFTTYPDEKYAYLENN from the coding sequence ATGAAGGATTCAATTTTAAAAGTTGTTGCAATATCTCTTTGCTGCATATTATGTCTCGGATGTGTTGGAAATCCAGAAAGCAAGATAAAAGATCAGGATTCAAGGAATAATAATCTTATTTCAGAAGGAAAGGTAAGCAATACTCCTCTCCTAGTCTACTGCGGAGCTGGGATGCGCCAGCCAATGGAGGATATTGGAGAATTGTTTGAAGATGAATACGGCATTGTTGTACAATACAATTATGCAGGTTCCAATACGCTCCTGACACAGATGGAACTCACAGGTGAAGGAGATATTTACATGCCCGGTGCAACCTATTATTTTGATGTTGCTTCCAAAAAAGGGCTGATTGATAATATAGATAAAGTCGCTTACCATGTACCTGTGATTGTGACACCAAAAGGAAACCCTGCAGAGATCGATAATTTAAGTGACTTCACAAATGAGGATACAAAAATAATACTTGGAGACCCTCAAGCCGCAGCCATAGGCGTTCTCTGCCAGAAAATGCTGACTAAAAAAGGAATATATGGCAATGTCGAGGAAAACGTCATTGCAAGAGGCGCCACTGTGAACGAACTTGTCACCTATGTTTCCTTGGCTCAGGCAGATGCATCCATAGTCTGGGAGGACCTTGTGATAAATGACGAGAGTTTCAATGTAGTCGAGATACCGAAAGAAGATAATATCGTAAAAATAATACCAATCGGTACACTCAATTTTTCCACAGATAAAGAAGCTGCAAACAAATTTGTAGATTTTATCGTTTCCAGTGAAGGGAAAGCAGTTTTTGAAAAATATGGATTTACCACCTATCCTGATGAAAAGTATGCATATTTAGAAAATAACTGA
- a CDS encoding ABC transporter permease has translation MKKIGFKQITLLLMLLLVLFIFALIFEIVTHSDISNLTANIVSPEIRFSIKLSLLTAALSTLMCIFVAIPVSYALARYDFPLKTLINTILDMPLALPPIVSGLGLLLIFGTSTTGHYLANMGLKFVFTPAGIIIAQFTVNISLMIRILRSTFESINPRYEHVAQTLGCTPFQAFIKTTLPLAKNGIFAGSVITWAKGMGEFGAVLILAGATRMKTETLPIALYLNMSSGELDLAIAAATILICISGITLYLFERKGGMATLY, from the coding sequence ATGAAAAAGATAGGATTCAAGCAAATAACATTGCTTCTTATGCTTCTGCTTGTACTTTTTATTTTTGCACTAATTTTTGAAATAGTCACTCACTCCGATATCAGTAACCTTACTGCCAACATTGTCTCTCCAGAAATAAGATTTTCAATAAAACTCAGTCTTCTAACGGCTGCATTATCTACCCTTATGTGCATATTCGTTGCTATACCCGTTTCCTATGCACTTGCCAGGTATGATTTCCCTCTGAAAACACTTATCAACACAATACTTGATATGCCCCTTGCATTGCCTCCAATTGTGTCAGGACTTGGATTACTGCTGATTTTTGGGACATCTACTACCGGTCATTACCTTGCAAATATGGGACTTAAATTTGTATTCACGCCTGCTGGAATAATTATCGCCCAGTTCACCGTGAATATTTCACTGATGATAAGGATACTGCGTTCAACATTTGAAAGCATAAATCCAAGATATGAACATGTAGCCCAGACTTTGGGTTGCACACCTTTTCAGGCATTTATTAAAACAACATTGCCCCTTGCAAAGAACGGCATATTTGCAGGTTCCGTGATCACATGGGCAAAGGGAATGGGAGAATTTGGAGCTGTATTGATACTTGCAGGTGCCACCAGAATGAAAACTGAAACATTGCCCATTGCCCTCTACCTTAACATGTCCTCAGGAGAACTGGACCTTGCCATTGCAGCGGCTACAATATTGATATGTATATCAGGAATCACACTTTATCTATTTGAACGCAAGGGTGGAATGGCAACCCTATATTGA
- a CDS encoding ABC transporter ATP-binding protein produces MIETKNLSRKIGNFALEAVDLNIEEGEYFCVLGPTGSGKTILMETIAGIYKPDNGSIIINGKEISSQLPKERNISMVYQDFMLFPNMDVRKNIEFGLHYKGFKKSRITEMVENTAKMLGISHLLERRPLTLSGGEKQRTAIARAIITEPELLLLDEPLSSLDTGTKDRIGQELLRIHQLKKTTTIHVTHSFEEAFSLADRIAVMHDGKILQVGTAEEVFNRPNSRFIADFVGVENLFHGKAFIQDNLTEIYVNDLKIISSTLKSGDVSISIRPENILVSINPIESSARNSFSGVLTQATRMKSIVNVIINAGIPFRVVLTKRTYDDMELSIGREVYLTFSASAVHII; encoded by the coding sequence ATGATAGAAACAAAAAACCTTTCAAGAAAAATTGGTAATTTCGCACTTGAAGCTGTAGATTTGAACATAGAGGAAGGGGAATATTTTTGCGTATTGGGGCCCACCGGCTCTGGTAAAACAATCCTTATGGAAACAATTGCAGGAATCTATAAACCTGATAATGGATCCATAATTATTAACGGAAAAGAAATAAGTTCCCAGCTTCCCAAAGAAAGGAACATCAGCATGGTTTATCAGGATTTCATGCTCTTTCCGAATATGGATGTGCGAAAGAACATTGAGTTTGGACTGCATTACAAAGGTTTTAAGAAATCACGAATTACAGAAATGGTCGAAAATACTGCTAAAATGCTTGGAATATCTCATCTGCTGGAAAGGCGGCCTTTAACATTAAGTGGTGGGGAGAAACAGAGGACTGCAATCGCAAGGGCAATTATCACCGAACCCGAATTATTGTTGCTTGACGAACCACTTTCATCACTTGACACAGGAACAAAGGACAGAATCGGACAGGAATTGTTAAGGATACATCAGTTGAAAAAGACAACAACTATTCACGTTACACATAGTTTTGAAGAGGCGTTTAGCCTCGCTGACCGAATAGCTGTCATGCATGATGGAAAAATCCTGCAGGTCGGCACAGCAGAAGAAGTTTTTAACAGGCCCAATTCCAGATTTATTGCCGACTTTGTGGGTGTGGAAAATCTGTTTCATGGTAAAGCATTCATTCAGGATAATCTTACAGAAATATATGTTAATGATCTTAAAATAATTTCAAGCACTCTTAAATCAGGAGATGTGAGTATTTCTATTAGGCCGGAAAACATACTGGTTTCGATAAACCCAATTGAATCCAGTGCCCGGAATTCATTTTCAGGTGTACTTACCCAAGCTACAAGAATGAAATCAATTGTTAACGTTATCATCAATGCTGGAATACCCTTCCGGGTAGTACTTACTAAAAGAACATATGATGATATGGAACTTTCAATTGGAAGGGAAGTCTATCTGACTTTCAGTGCGTCTGCCGTGCATATAATCTAA
- a CDS encoding pyridoxal phosphate-dependent aminotransferase has protein sequence MISQKVANIPPFYVMEVLERAQQLEAQGKSIIHLEIGEPDFPTAPHICEAARNALDACNTTYTHSQGIPALREAIADDYNTRFDLDIDPSQVVVTSGTSPGLMLSFMALVDEGMKVAMSNPHYACYPNFVKAIGGKAVLVPTKEEEGYCLNSDNLSANIDSDTAAILMNSPSNPAGYLMPAKEMQAIAEVAGTIPIISDEIYQGLVYGDAKDHSILEYTDNAIVLNGFSKKYCMTGWRLGYMIVPPNMIRLIQKMQQNFFICANNFVQHAAVAALKGPQDHVKSMVETYDKRRIYMLEKLKNIGFGVNYAPDGAFYILADARKFTGNSLEFSRQVLEETGVAITPGIDFGSCGEGHVRFSYANSLENIEKGMERLDAFLNG, from the coding sequence ATGATATCCCAAAAAGTAGCAAACATACCACCTTTTTACGTTATGGAGGTACTGGAAAGGGCCCAGCAGCTCGAAGCACAGGGTAAAAGTATTATTCATCTGGAGATTGGAGAACCGGATTTCCCCACCGCCCCACATATATGTGAAGCTGCCCGCAATGCCCTGGATGCCTGCAATACAACCTACACACATAGCCAGGGGATACCCGCACTAAGAGAGGCAATAGCTGACGACTACAACACACGTTTTGATCTTGATATCGATCCTTCTCAGGTAGTTGTCACTTCAGGCACAAGCCCGGGTTTGATGTTGAGTTTCATGGCTCTTGTTGATGAAGGAATGAAGGTCGCTATGTCAAATCCCCACTATGCCTGTTATCCCAATTTCGTCAAAGCCATTGGAGGCAAGGCAGTCCTCGTTCCTACAAAAGAGGAAGAAGGCTACTGCCTGAATTCTGATAACCTCTCGGCAAATATTGATTCTGATACAGCTGCTATTCTCATGAATAGTCCTTCCAATCCTGCAGGTTACCTGATGCCAGCAAAAGAGATGCAGGCAATCGCTGAGGTGGCAGGGACGATTCCTATAATCTCCGATGAGATTTACCAGGGACTTGTTTACGGGGATGCAAAAGACCACAGCATACTGGAATACACGGATAATGCAATCGTACTCAATGGTTTTTCCAAAAAATACTGTATGACCGGCTGGAGACTGGGATACATGATCGTACCCCCTAACATGATCCGGTTGATCCAGAAGATGCAGCAGAATTTTTTCATATGCGCCAACAATTTTGTCCAGCACGCAGCAGTTGCAGCGCTCAAAGGTCCACAGGACCATGTGAAATCAATGGTTGAGACCTATGACAAACGTCGTATTTACATGCTGGAAAAACTCAAAAATATCGGTTTTGGTGTTAATTACGCCCCAGATGGTGCCTTCTACATTCTGGCTGATGCACGTAAGTTTACCGGGAATTCACTTGAATTCAGCAGACAGGTTCTGGAAGAAACCGGAGTGGCCATCACACCTGGAATCGACTTTGGGTCCTGCGGAGAAGGCCACGTTAGATTCTCTTATGCCAACAGTTTAGAAAATATAGAAAAAGGAATGGAAAGACTTGATGCTTTCCTTAACGGGTAA